tgtcggatgcgacacgtttacgcatatcatctttgaagccccgtaacgctgtaattacgtcacccacgttccCCTAGttgctctcgtttgaaagtacggaagttgatgtccacaccagtttttatttgaagtcaatcgacaaagtaaaacgggagataatgtcatttgagttttatagttttattgcactcataaatatgcattaaaacgctgcatggaccatgtgtctatctccatatttccatcatttcttgtccttttttcaaaaccgaaagcagcacaaaagactacataatccaatagccgttgtgatgtcaagctggacgaacctaatgtgaacatttttaataaacgaGCGAGGTACCAACTAAGGGAAAGGAGACACGcgtagcaagcaacggccggttagaTTGAGCGAGCAACTTTGAAACGTgccgaatgaatcgaaaactaaatttagcacaagctaatgcattatttcattaactcaaggaataggatgagctgtatttgtcattgttttcctcggatctgtcggcgtctcggcgagtagaagtgacagcagcgcgcaaacggtggatgagtaggctgtgtgacgttgtatgtgacgcagtttagtgacatgttcaaaaacaaactttattgagtgcgcaaaaaaaaaaaaaaaaaaaactattgggtcacatgcctaaaaaaatggaattgaactgaacaatgtgtcaatatttttaaaaatacttttttttcaatgtttatcattttttcttcactatgaatcttttcaatttttatatagatgtgtgttcgagaagcttgatttcatgtacatatatacctttgataaggtgatgggtacaataccttaacttcacaaagagatatcctccaaaccctttttgtgttggataatatgtataatttttttctcactattttgcactgtatataacatgttttgaccatagtatgtgtgaaggccaaaaacgcctatgaccgtagctgctgtttgtgttgaattttcaaacataaaactattcaatcttattttttttctattgaatgtttatcctagcaagttaaataaatattatcaagcttcaaaacggttggtcgagcatgtttggttgtcagtgggacttcaacattacaaattttgaaaaaaggatttggggatttttttgtctttttggatccaaaatgtggattaaagttggtcagtgaagaaaacaacagtttggacatgaagttcaaggtatcctgaaaaagggacccaacttggccattgtgaacagttttttctttgaaataataaaggcaacatcaaaggcatgcaaattcggccaaaataggcttaggtgttaaagggttaaacaactttttattggcttttGTGTCatccctggttgaagtcaaatgaaaatactttcagatatacagtatatatattaaaaaaaaaatttttttttaaatcacagcatttaattagtgctttgattgagaccagggctttctcttttttttacacacagtagcagcctttcacacagtgcaacatctaaactccagtgcaaaatcagtaataacagtcactgtattttagtcaaaacgacccatcaataaaaatattaaagtaaatattaaagaaagcgacaaagaaaatattgtagtgcagaagcatctttatcgcaatatcaatccagggatcagttcagttgcaaacaaaacatcaactaaattgcaatgtagaacaaaagtaaaatgcaggcctagcccactatatatgtgcaataaacttagaaatgcaatcagtaactaccacataacaataaaaaataatgaattaaaatgaagtgtagcagcattttagcagccataacaatctgtttcaacatgagggaatatcagttttttgcaatcgagagagcagagagatagtagaggttagatcgggcctaaaaaaatccagcccgacccgacacggcccgctggtattgaagcccgacccggcccgagcccgatcaattaactagatttgcaggcccgaattGGAGTGacgcggggaaaaaaaacacagcagcagcaatttattttcatttcttcgagttggcagaaaaaaacgtttcttaatgtttaaatattctacatatttttatgatcattataaaagcatttacacaacgaaataacacagggaaagtttaaaaaaaacaaaaaaaaacatgctgtttTGCTGACAcacagagaagattcaaaaggatcacatttgtgttgcctttgtgtgcataaaaaaagtGGCTTtcgtaacaaattctcagttggcagaaaaaaaaccgcaagttttcttcatgtttaaaaatctacatatttttatgatcattataaaagcatttacacaacgaaataacgctgggaaagttaaggtgtactcacttttgtgatacactgtatatataacctGCCTACAttaattttcttttgatttggccTTAAACATTGTGTACTTATTTTTGGTGCAAAAATCAAATTTTTGAGACGTCCACTGATTAGCACTGTTATGTCAGGCAAATGTCTGTGTTGTAATGCTAATGGTTCACTATAGTGTTGCTAGCATTGTACTGTATTTGACAATTAGCCAAATACCTCGTCAAATCGGGGGAAACGGGTTCGTTTTCACCCTTTTGATAACACTACCACCAGTGGGGGGGTGCTACGCAATATCAATATTGAAACGATCAGAAATGCGCCAATACAAAAAGATCTACATTGTCGTTACTGTAGAGTTTCATATTACTATGAGGTAAGaggcaattaaattttttttaactccttgcctgccattgacaacgataggcatccaattcatttcaactggagggactggctgtgaattctCAAGTTGCACTGTCATTGACCAGGCTAGGCATCCAATTTAGTTTGACAGGGAGGGCTTTATTCCTCCCACCCATTTGTTTACATgtacatttacaaaaaaaaaaaagcaaaacgggCAAAACAGTAGatattctgtattttttttttttatttaaaaaaaaatcttaaactcTTTTTTCATTTATATTCACTTTAGATGTTTTTTGAGGGGGCAGGGGTGGCGGTAAATATTCTCAgatttctgtagtcctcaaACGTTCATTGAGAACTCTAGAAATGTTTTCTACATTTTATATTAGCACAAGGTTTACAGTCACTTGACACACAAAATGATGTTGCGGGCTGGATCTTTCCTCCGGGCATTGTGTTTGACATCTGTGATATAAGGCTCACCCTCGTGTGGTCCCTTTCCCCCACAGGTGGACCGCTTCAGCTTCCCGTGTGGATGCACTAAGGACGGCTGTGGAAATACCGAGGGACACCTCGAATTTGACTCCAAGCGTGTGCGGACCCACTACATCCACACCGTCATGCGACTCAATTTAGAGCAGCGACTGCGAACCGAAATGAACCTCTCAGAAGATGTTCTTAAGCCTGAAGATTTGAATGAAACCCATCCTGTAAAGAATGAAAAGTACAAAAGGTATTCATTTGATTTTTCAATGGAAGAAAATGTCACTCATACTGTTCCtaccagccctacatttaatttCATCCCGGTGGTTGAAGAGAACAGCTGCAGTAGTGACATGACTGAATTTTCCAGCTCTTCTTTGGATTGCGATGAATGTCATCTCCCAGCCAATCACAAAGGAGCACCATGTGCTCTTAGAATCTctgataatgaaaataataattacacCGTGTCTCACCAAGTGAGACTTTTGGCAGCCCCACTGACCGTGGACAGCGGCAACTGTGACTTGAACAGCACAAGTCCCGACAGAACGGGACTTCTTTCAGAAAACACATTCATTGACCATAAAAGCCCAGTCGCAGTGAGAGATTATCTTGATGAAAATGCGAACCAAGCAAAGGAGCCCTTTGACAATGAGGATTCCCTTGAAGGTTATCCAAACACTCCCTCGCCTTCACTGGACTATTCATCTAGCACTTACATGGACCCAAGTCTTTCTTCAGAATCCGACCTGGAGTTCTTTGATAGCGACTATCCCTCTGGGGCGCCGCACAGCTCGTTCAAAGAACACAGACACTCAGACAATTTTCATCACCTTCAGCTGATCAGCTCTGTTTATTTGCCACAGGTTGAATCAAGTACCTACCTCTTGGAGTCTCTGATTGGCCTGAGTGAGCCTATCTCAGGGCAGCCTCATGATCATCTTTGAAAGGAACTTATTGGTACATTTTTGATAAAATGAGTTGttaattttatgtatttttttccttgtattaaaattagggctgtcaaacgattaaaatttttaatcgagttaattacagcttaaaaatgaattaatcgtaattaatcgcaattaatcgcaactcaaaccatctataaaatatgccatatttttctgtaaattatatatatattctgtaaaataatttgttggaatggaaagataagacacaagatagatatatacattcaacatacggtagattgtagtgggcatttcactctactgtcatttaaatctgtctatgctgtcctcactccgaagcgtctactttctccaaagctagacagctagtgaacgacgccttaataatcagacttcttcctttttcatctaatttattaataaaatggcctcaaaccactgtcctctttagactgtagtgaaactacaaaaaaaaaagtacacaagcattgcattagcaacaacgttagcttagcacgctatacaggttcactaaacataaacaaaaagcgtctcatacaaaaaatataacatttcgcttactaacataaaatgtacattctttacaacaaccatacttacggacatatcttgtccaaggatcatataagcacaacattacaacgtaggcgtcagcccgagacgtcatgcagccatattgaactggcaagaaagcaataaaccatgtcgcaaagcaaccacaagagttcgctgttagacagcacaaaaaaccttgctgtaaaacttaccaaaaggcagaatactgtctgagcgggacatgtgcgttaattgcgtcaaatattttaacgtgattaatttaaaaaattaattaccccgcgttaacgcgataattttgacagccctaattaaaatgtaattttgtttttatctaCTGAGCtaatttttcatttcacttCTATATCTATGAGTAATGCCACTTTTTTTGACTGCAATTTAGTTTCCCTTTACCATCACTACAAAATATTGGATTGGATCATGCCATATCCTTTATTGTATGAACCACTCGGGGCATGAGCATCTGTCTTACAAAATAGAAAAGAATTATTATGACAATTGGTTGTATTATAAGCAGATAACTTATATGCAGTGTATGGAATACAGAAAAACAACTGTTTACGTTTGTGTCAAAGATGAGTCATTATCATGACTTTAATGAATTGTTCTTTACATGCCTTCCAATATATTTATGTACTGAAGTAATAAATGGAACTATTTATTTATCAAACCACCGGTCCAAAAGGTGTTGTATCTGTTACATTTCATGGTCACTCAAAAAGTCACAACAAAGATGTGAACGGCTCAAGTGGAGAGAAGAaagctgttttctttttttttttcaactagtTGACTATAAtagataatacatttttaaaatacaaaacaaacactAACCCTGATTTAAATATtacttttaaacatgttacattTTATTCACGTGTGGTTAAAAATTTCTCAACATATCAGCAATATGGCTGGTATGTACTTCGCTCTTATTtggatgtttttattttaaagtttACCAGGGGTGTGTAGACTAACCAGAAATTGTactcaaaaaaagtaaaattagtcTTCCAAagattgtactcaagtacaagtaaaaaagtgttcggtgaaaagaatactcaagtaatgtaaCAGTTAACAGTAAATGATGTAATTGACTAAATTCAGTTTGGTTTTGTGACTGGAAGCCACgtaacaaacaatataagatttgttattgatattaaagcagtgatgttttcatcaacgatgacgaaAACGGAAATATTTCGTCTACAAAcagttttttcatgacaatgacgagatGATAATGtgctttgggagactaaaacataacgagacagaTGCCAGttatcgtctgacgagacgagaacaagacgaaaatgcgcgATTGTTTTCATCAcgtattcacaatgtgtgacattttatgtgtagttagcctgcatcgtagcagtgtctggttgtgtcactcttggcgtgctgcgcccccccacccccagctttcccgactcaccagtgtgttgTCTCCAGTCTCcgtgcaggcttgcacacacggtaagatttgttttcttggtcagagagaatatgcaatgttgctttaccctttaaaggtctatgctgagtgatcatcacacacttaaatgtaactagtagcgttagcatagcattcgcattaaCAGGCCGATGCTAACGGCGAGTGTCCTCGAAACtcgtacaactttttttttttttttttttttttaacatgcagTTTTTGGCGTCCAGGGggctacaattaattgaaaataatgttctgTTTTCATGCTGAGTGTGTGTGATCACCTAGTTGGCCATAGACGCTACGATATGTGCTCGTCTCTCAATGTTCATTCTAAATAgttgaaaacatttatttattcatttttggagttaaaacatttttagagaccaaaacatttttgtaaaCGTAGACTAAAATTATACGAAataagtcttgagttttcgtcaacaaaatatCGACGAAGACAcatacattttgagatgacttaaATATGTCCAAGACCaataagtattatcatccaaaagaaATGATAAAACAATCCAATAATAAAccaaatgaaaattaaaaggtcaACCTAAAACAACAAAGTATTATAGATTATTCAGATTTAGTGGAAACCAGAGTAAAATTTTGCTCCTCAAAACTGTCTTTTCTAGAGCTTAGGAGACAATTCAAtttctttattgtcattgcaagcTGAGCAAACAACGAAATTGGAAAAGCTACTCTGTGGTACCATAAAACACCCACAAGACACAGGACAGGAAAATAACACACAACTTGAacaatttaaagagcatatgacacgagaaaaaaagtcttaaatggcattattatgtgaattagaatcatattttgagacgattcgactatatacaacaatttagaaaagcacagatgacgagaaattagttttttaatctgccggttagccaaacctaccattatagggctttagcgtccccaacaggtggatgacgtcagcggtagactgggctcatcggttttactattcagcccattgagggggaattattcagaacgaggaaaacaagacgaagagagccgcaaaatgtcattgtttctgtctctttacttcaatatttttacaggatattctttttatccaagtattttccccaatagctatataaatggcttgagaaggaccagtcagcccgtcgagagggaactattcacaacgaggaaaacgcgacgaagagagcggcaaaatgtcattgtttctgtctctttacttcaatatttttacaggatattctttttatccaagtagttTCCCCAATTGcgaaataaatggcatgttcatgacaaataacagtcttgtgctgaatggaatatgaaataataaaaatgcatttattcaggacgacatggcaaaattactccataatggtcaaaaatgtcgacttcacctttactgtcgcacctcccgaacgatattttatgacacctaaatctgacatatgtcatttcccttccccggcttcggaaaatgtaaacaaaccagaagccgtgacagctagccgacatgctaacccgaaccgagtgatgtttcaaagtcttcgaagtggaaaatcacacataactatcctggattatttgacatgacgacccggttgtcgattgtcttagtggatcggcaaaccgcccggcggagagcaatttacagttcgttccccggaggagggtggctggatttgttgtgcagctaacgtgctgctgctaattagCATTAGGAgacctttttacatgcctatcaatgatcaaacgtaagtagtccttcatttaaaggaagtttgtagtgttcagtgttgttaatcttactgaaaaaaagtaattaattatagttacaaattacttctcccaaaaagtaattgcgttagtaactcaattacctgaatgtaagagtaattagttacttggcaaagtaattggtgataattacttttttttttttttcccctcaaaaaaaaaaaaaaaaaaaaaaaaaaaaaacattggccacactatgtgaagttttttggtacaattggcccgagcccaattctttactctaatttaccctttgccctgaatcaactgttaaaagttgttagaattgctcccattattgcattagttcccttctctctactttcgacatatgaaagttttaaaactgtttcatcatttaaagatagattcaagtcaagattttgccgattttagaagtattttatataaaaagttacttaggttcgctaggaaggttctctacaacagagccgtccaaaaaagtctactgcttcaagatggcggctgtctactaacgcatttagtgccatgtctgtcattttgcatctagttatatctatatacagtacatgtgatatctaccatgtctaccatatctaccataacatgcgggcgtaatttgaaggctatcggctacaacatgtattattggagctacctagcatcgcgtttgttcGGCGtttcaactttcttgcctcctccctactcctgctctgctctgtcgtctcggtgagtccgtctccctcagacttttcgaccaatatagtaacgcatgcctttccgtcctcagtaacggtaacggcgttgccaagatgagaaaagtaattaattagattacccactactgaaaaaaataacgccgttagtaacgccgttatattgtaacgccgttattaacaacactggtagtgtttactttgtaatcgctgtattcgtatttgacataatacaaaacaagatgtttactcacttcctcataagtccaatggtcccacagtaaatatccacggtgaatgggaaccttttgaaactccaaaacggtgcatacgcctctccctcatacagaatgatttttctgcagccgtttggctggcgtgatgcaaaaaataaacgtattaatccgcaaaatcagctgaatccttcgtcctcatacacaacagtacactgtagcgtgaagtcttctaccgtacacatcacagcgccctcctcctcaatgcaagaccgaagccggaagtcactcattttcatggcgcgggattcaaaaaactaaataaaaatagcgatcgcttccacacacatccaagcggcccatatcattcaggggcataaaataccgcgtgtattatgaaataaacatgctttttcgtgtcacaggcactttaaacataCTACTAAATAATAGACAATAAGTAAATTATTGTGCAAAAGTCGCTACATAGCAGCATCATGAAACAATTAGTGCAGTCCAGTGTTGAGAACACAGAAGGCCCTTGGAAAAAAGCTATCTCTGCACATTTCGGACCAAAACATTTTATCTGTTGGGCACATAACCCGTCTCATTCCTGAGTGGTATGATTGCTGGATATTCCCGTGATGTTTAATTGTTTATACAGggtgacacacaaaaaaatgagaaCTTATTAACAATCTAATAAAAACAAGGGTGATGGAAGACCAATATTTTATCCATACTAATTGAAGCTTTAAAACATACTATTTAAAAACAAGTATgacctttttatttttaaaaaaaattgcattctttaaatctgctgttgagattcctcattgaccgctgaAACATCTCATTTGGGATgctgtgaattattgttggaatggaaagataaaagacacaagatggatatatacattcaacatacggtacataagtactgtattagtttattataacaataaatcgataagatggcattaacattattaacattctcttaaaacgatccatggatagaaaggcttaAAAGTTCTTAAAAgtgaaatgttagtacaagttatagaaattttatattaaaacccctgttaatgttttcattgtattaaaatttgtaaaactttcaatcaaaaaataaactaatagctctccattgttgatgtcaataatggcgtaccgcacgcaggctatttttagaccgtgacgtcgcattgtaaagcggaagtaaagccgaagtgggacattatagacccgccctcgcatagacccaacgtaaaaagtgctacttttctccggtaatctttcaaaaacgaacatgccgatcacgcattgcttttttggaacttgtagaaacgactctagacattacgacacatgaaggatgttttcttcatacgtttccggaaaccaaaaactcgagaggaaaaaatgtgaagaccgaatcaacttgcgcggacttcaacaccagctcggcgaatccattcacgtttcatatgcagtaaacattatgttgggttggcatggtctttcagaggacaaagaggtaagccatttttatatttttaactaatttttttaGCACAGTACAGGTACAGTAGTacagtaacgttgtgccgtactgcttctgtctgacattgaatgacctgaaaagaattacaatggtatctgactgccattgttaccgtttctgttatatatataaaaaaacaactttagtaagggggaagtgtaaataaattataggattaagatgtgttatcaatgaaaaaattaaaagtgttcgttggctgtcactgagtagcatttgcgatcgctacacaaagctaactaaattacccccaagaacggtaagagacgtaggacaacaagaggatatataagaaagacagggctgatggtaaaggatagcttgttgaaacaggagaatgtcattgtcagtcgcgtcgataacaaaagctaaagctatgcttaggtcgactcgtttttttcgtctttttcagccttcgacactaaagccatctctttaactgaacatttttatgttcttccacatctttgccagtgaatttggcaccaacacacatcattttcggagagaattggtaggtttaactctgtaaacatctccttcgtacacgatttcctttCAttacctattagggacaaacggtggcttgtccttacttagcaacagtagctactgtcatgaatattaatgagcggaagtgacgtgttgcttgcggtacgccattgcaccatgctcactcatggtgctgaaagccataaaatcagttggacccaagcgccagcagagggcgccaaacaccaaaaaacaagtgacaagcggacattacactctgctgtcattttaatctgtttgagtggggcatgtgcgttaattgcgtcaaatattttaacgtgattaattaaaaataaataaataaataccgcCCGTTGacgcgctaattttgacagccct
The DNA window shown above is from Corythoichthys intestinalis isolate RoL2023-P3 chromosome 14, ASM3026506v1, whole genome shotgun sequence and carries:
- the LOC130929553 gene encoding cysteine/serine-rich nuclear protein 1-like — encoded protein: MSTTTVKTMAGVLKRMFAAVEENPTYSYSSLPSPSPPSSEWGSYRESNSPKMSNFTVHRSSATTSLSNGSIVKKPRRVKSVRFDQVAVFSFPRCQGFTSVPSHGGATLGMLRQHSALRRYTVAEHALEQRSRRRQRHLLRIREEKFELLKHNITNQVGSQPGHLTIDQVPSEDVDVHITDHELEEKHFLQPYSSRQRQALLLASGVKRIDKEEKKQLHNLRLSREACGCDCQGFCDPETCACSLAGIKCQVDRFSFPCGCTKDGCGNTEGHLEFDSKRVRTHYIHTVMRLNLEQRLRTEMNLSEDVLKPEDLNETHPVKNEKYKRYSFDFSMEENVTHTVPTSPTFNFIPVVEENSCSSDMTEFSSSSLDCDECHLPANHKGAPCALRISDNENNNYTVSHQVRLLAAPLTVDSGNCDLNSTSPDRTGLLSENTFIDHKSPVAVRDYLDENANQAKEPFDNEDSLEGYPNTPSPSLDYSSSTYMDPSLSSESDLEFFDSDYPSGAPHSSFKEHRHSDNFHHLQLISSVYLPQVESSTYLLESLIGLSEPISGQPHDHL